The Haemophilus parainfluenzae genome window below encodes:
- a CDS encoding type IV pilus secretin PilQ, which yields MIKQKIKTKCGQFLMCFLILWTTYSAAENRVFSLRLKQAPMVATLQQLALEQNTNLMIDDELEGTLSLQLDNVDFDRLLRSVAKIKGLSFYQENGIYYLGKPSQHEQYAEKMTEPMAISGESLPSETPLVSTTVKLHFAKASDVMKSLTTGSGSLLSPSGTITFDDRSNVLLIQDDARSIKNIKKLIAELDKPIEQIVIEARIVTITDESLKELGVRWGIFNPTEAAHRVGGSLDANGFSNISNNLNVNFATTVTPAGSLALQVAKINGRLLDLELTALERENNVEIIASPRLLTTNKKSASIKQGTEIPYVVTNGKNDTQSVEFREAVLGLEVTPHISKDNNILLDLLVSQNSPGNRVAYGQNEVVSIDKQEINTQVFAKDGETIVLGGVFHDTITKGVDKVPLLGDIPGIKRLFSKESERHQKRELVIFVTPHILKQGERMEMAKKEKHFKQAEKAKK from the coding sequence ATGATAAAGCAGAAAATAAAAACAAAGTGCGGTCAGTTTTTAATGTGTTTTTTGATCCTATGGACGACCTACTCAGCGGCAGAGAATCGCGTATTTTCACTTCGCTTAAAACAAGCTCCCATGGTGGCGACACTACAGCAACTTGCTCTTGAGCAAAATACTAATTTAATGATTGATGATGAATTAGAGGGAACGCTTTCATTGCAATTGGATAATGTAGATTTTGATCGTTTATTGCGTTCTGTAGCAAAAATCAAAGGGCTCTCTTTTTATCAAGAAAATGGTATTTATTATTTGGGTAAGCCTTCTCAACATGAGCAATATGCAGAGAAAATGACAGAACCTATGGCAATTAGCGGAGAAAGTTTGCCTAGTGAAACACCACTTGTGAGTACAACGGTTAAACTGCATTTTGCCAAGGCCTCTGATGTGATGAAATCTTTAACAACTGGTAGTGGTTCTTTGCTTTCACCTAGCGGCACAATTACCTTTGATGACCGAAGCAATGTATTACTGATTCAGGATGATGCACGTTCTATAAAAAATATCAAAAAATTAATCGCAGAGTTGGATAAACCCATTGAACAAATCGTGATTGAAGCACGTATTGTGACGATTACAGATGAAAGCCTAAAAGAATTAGGTGTGCGTTGGGGCATTTTTAATCCTACTGAGGCAGCCCATCGAGTGGGTGGCAGCTTAGATGCGAATGGCTTTAGTAATATCAGTAATAATTTAAACGTGAATTTTGCGACAACGGTCACGCCAGCTGGCTCATTAGCGCTTCAAGTGGCTAAAATTAATGGTCGATTATTAGACTTAGAATTGACTGCACTTGAACGTGAAAATAACGTGGAGATCATTGCGAGTCCTCGCTTACTTACGACCAACAAGAAAAGTGCAAGCATCAAACAAGGGACAGAAATTCCTTATGTGGTGACAAATGGGAAAAATGATACACAGTCAGTGGAGTTTCGCGAGGCTGTCTTAGGATTAGAAGTCACGCCGCATATTTCGAAGGATAATAATATTCTATTGGATTTATTAGTCAGTCAAAATTCTCCGGGAAATCGCGTGGCTTACGGACAAAATGAAGTGGTATCCATTGATAAACAAGAAATTAATACGCAAGTGTTTGCCAAAGATGGCGAAACGATTGTATTGGGTGGTGTATTCCACGATACGATCACGAAAGGTGTCGATAAAGTACCATTATTGGGTGATATTCCAGGTATTAAGCGTCTATTTAGTAAGGAAAGTGAACGACATCAAAAACGAGAACTCGTAATTTTTGTGACCCCTCATATTTTAAAACAAGGTGAAAGAATGGAAATGGCTAAGAAAGAAAAGCATTTTAAGCAAGCAGAAAAAGCAAAAAAATAA
- a CDS encoding pilus assembly protein PilP — translation MKKLFLILIAFFSVSAFSQDPFDRKQREQTEYSKEGLTLPPVSACVYSEPRLAEERPLVQLHIVGVVQYGKQAEVLFNDDGHILSVQVGQRIGKEGYLVEKVSKNSVTLQSYKAGQCEQTTSIIMRF, via the coding sequence ATGAAAAAACTTTTCTTAATCTTGATAGCGTTTTTTTCTGTATCAGCATTTTCACAAGATCCTTTTGATCGTAAACAAAGAGAACAAACCGAATATTCAAAAGAGGGGCTCACCCTACCGCCGGTGTCGGCTTGCGTGTATTCGGAGCCGAGACTGGCGGAGGAACGCCCATTGGTTCAGCTACACATTGTGGGAGTCGTGCAATATGGTAAACAGGCAGAAGTGTTATTTAATGATGATGGGCATATTCTGTCTGTTCAAGTCGGGCAGAGGATTGGAAAAGAAGGCTATTTAGTCGAAAAAGTGAGTAAAAACAGCGTGACGCTTCAAAGTTATAAAGCAGGGCAATGTGAACAAACGACCTCAATCATAATGAGATTTTAA
- a CDS encoding competence protein ComC, with translation MRNFINELVQKSVQSWFGRWLRLPQMVHAAFWLSALSAVIFLPVFRYVEKSNERHRLDAELSLQQQEWDKQEKILQTLRQKSDSRQLSPELANSVLPINQHVQALLNGRLRSLDLRWDFSQHTLLHLSLQGYFVDLQQFVIALLNDVPTLSLTQLNIEKLDEEENASITCELIFQLNKDK, from the coding sequence ATGAGGAACTTTATCAATGAGCTTGTTCAAAAAAGTGTACAAAGTTGGTTTGGGAGATGGCTTCGATTACCTCAAATGGTCCATGCCGCCTTTTGGTTGAGTGCATTAAGTGCGGTCATCTTTTTACCTGTTTTTCGTTACGTTGAAAAGAGTAATGAACGACATCGACTTGACGCAGAATTGAGTTTGCAGCAGCAAGAGTGGGATAAACAGGAAAAGATTTTACAAACCTTAAGACAAAAGTCAGACAGCCGACAACTTTCTCCAGAATTAGCTAATTCTGTATTGCCGATTAATCAGCATGTACAGGCGTTGTTAAATGGGCGACTTCGATCGTTGGATTTACGTTGGGATTTTTCTCAACATACTTTGTTGCATTTATCATTGCAAGGCTATTTTGTCGATTTACAGCAATTTGTGATCGCACTTTTAAACGATGTTCCTACACTTTCTTTAACGCAATTAAACATTGAGAAATTAGATGAAGAGGAAAATGCTTCTATTACATGTGAGTTAATTTTCCAACTAAATAAGGACAAATAA
- a CDS encoding competence protein ComB — MFSLNLLPWRLEQHQKAFRRFMCQGLIWLACSVLIVIGLNQLNEQQGQALSQTKEKLTQITHQVHQKRIQVQQLQHDLKEMNELTEMDTEYVYRLLNLLTEFPLQQGELDEFTLNAKQVVLSGATESQQEFEEIHQFLKRHFTEVNLTKFQPVQHQLFFQFDIQLSESVQ; from the coding sequence ATGTTTAGCCTTAATTTATTGCCTTGGCGCTTAGAACAACATCAAAAGGCCTTTCGTCGTTTTATGTGTCAAGGTTTAATTTGGCTAGCTTGTTCAGTTTTGATTGTCATTGGATTGAACCAACTTAATGAACAACAAGGGCAAGCCCTAAGTCAGACAAAAGAAAAACTGACACAAATAACTCATCAAGTCCATCAGAAACGCATTCAAGTTCAACAACTACAACATGATTTGAAAGAAATGAATGAGCTGACGGAAATGGATACAGAATATGTGTATCGCCTGCTTAATTTATTAACTGAGTTCCCATTACAACAGGGCGAGTTAGATGAATTTACGCTCAATGCGAAGCAAGTTGTCCTTTCAGGCGCGACAGAAAGCCAACAAGAGTTTGAGGAGATACATCAATTTCTCAAACGTCATTTTACAGAGGTTAACTTAACTAAGTTTCAGCCAGTGCAACATCAGTTATTTTTTCAATTTGATATTCAGTTATCGGAGTCTGTGCAATGA
- a CDS encoding competence protein ComA, whose protein sequence is MGIAHRKQRKQQIGVSKQQDNLYFVWLDEFNKVQSICLNGRQKDIFSQLLPHLPQKTNQCCFIGAISPHLTWSKTLILPQTLNVQECEQQCRFILQKELPIPLDELWFDYLTTPLKQGFRLDITAIRQESANAELAKYLPLKLTALDLLNHSILRAFYAILGQEPTNALFLYQDQQGCLAVCERLQQRQVLQSQGDLSELYQQFIQRFPETIEQVYVYQTPDMLNSHTIELQPKDWQRIETDFPFIALGNALWQTDLKLVELSLKPPALLPLVNRESGDV, encoded by the coding sequence ATGGGAATTGCTCATAGAAAGCAGCGAAAACAACAAATTGGTGTGAGTAAACAACAAGATAACCTCTATTTTGTTTGGCTAGATGAATTCAACAAAGTTCAATCTATTTGCTTGAATGGACGACAAAAGGATATTTTTTCTCAGTTATTACCTCATTTACCGCAAAAAACAAACCAATGTTGTTTTATCGGTGCTATTTCACCCCATTTAACTTGGTCTAAAACGCTTATTTTACCGCAAACACTCAATGTTCAGGAGTGTGAACAACAATGTCGTTTTATTTTGCAAAAAGAATTACCGATTCCTTTGGATGAATTATGGTTTGATTATCTGACCACGCCATTAAAACAAGGTTTTCGTTTGGATATCACGGCTATTCGACAAGAAAGCGCCAATGCAGAATTAGCAAAATATCTACCGTTAAAATTGACCGCACTTGATTTACTGAATCACAGTATTTTACGCGCATTTTATGCCATTTTAGGTCAAGAGCCGACTAACGCCTTATTTTTATATCAAGATCAACAAGGATGTCTCGCCGTTTGTGAACGCTTACAACAACGACAAGTCTTGCAATCTCAAGGTGATTTATCCGAACTTTATCAACAATTTATCCAACGCTTTCCCGAAACGATAGAACAGGTTTATGTGTATCAAACGCCCGATATGTTGAATTCACATACAATCGAATTACAGCCTAAAGATTGGCAGCGTATTGAAACAGATTTCCCTTTTATTGCTTTAGGTAATGCACTGTGGCAAACCGATTTAAAGCTAGTGGAGTTATCTTTAAAACCTCCCGCACTTTTGCCTTTAGTTAATCGGGAGAGTGGTGATGTTTAG
- a CDS encoding MFS transporter produces the protein MNKPNSLKRVAMATMIGTAIEYFDNYIYAMAAVLVFNHQFFYAADPLSGQIAALSTLALTFIARPLGAVLFGHFGDRLGRKNTFVMSLLVMGISTVVIGLLPTYDSVGIWATILLCLCRIGQGIGLGGEWGGAALVAIENAPEGKRGWYGTFPQLGAPLGLLLANGVFLLITALFGQAAMSDWAWRIPFLSSFVLVAIGLYVRLKLTEAPIFIAALNKPKPKTLPMMEVIVTHFKPFFLGMLICIAGYVLFYIMIAFSQIYAKSAPTVSEAGYAMGLGFSPQIFTVLLMFSAVSLAITITISGKYIDKVGRRIWLIWTTVGVALFGLVLPYFLENGTTVSLFWFLIIGMGLIGMGYGPLASFLPELFPTHARYSGASLTYNISGLFGASVAAIIALPLNANYGLKGVGIYLTLNAVLSLIGLWFITETRDRQLL, from the coding sequence CTGAATAAGCCAAATAGTTTGAAACGTGTAGCAATGGCAACAATGATTGGCACCGCTATTGAATATTTCGATAACTATATTTATGCCATGGCTGCGGTGCTCGTTTTCAATCATCAATTTTTCTACGCAGCTGACCCACTTTCGGGCCAAATTGCTGCACTTTCTACACTAGCACTGACTTTTATTGCTCGTCCTCTGGGGGCGGTATTATTCGGACATTTTGGCGATCGCTTAGGAAGAAAAAATACCTTTGTTATGAGCCTGTTAGTAATGGGAATCTCAACCGTAGTGATCGGCTTATTACCGACTTACGACAGTGTCGGAATATGGGCAACCATCTTACTTTGCTTGTGTCGTATCGGTCAAGGCATTGGTTTAGGTGGCGAATGGGGCGGCGCTGCATTAGTGGCAATCGAAAATGCACCTGAAGGAAAACGTGGTTGGTATGGCACTTTTCCACAATTAGGCGCTCCTCTAGGATTACTACTTGCCAATGGTGTCTTTTTACTCATTACCGCGCTTTTTGGACAAGCAGCAATGAGTGACTGGGCATGGCGAATTCCATTTCTTTCCTCTTTTGTATTAGTTGCCATTGGGTTGTATGTTCGATTAAAACTTACGGAAGCACCAATATTTATTGCCGCACTTAACAAGCCTAAACCTAAAACTTTACCGATGATGGAAGTGATCGTTACTCATTTCAAACCATTCTTTTTAGGCATGTTGATCTGCATTGCAGGTTATGTGCTCTTTTATATTATGATCGCTTTCAGCCAAATTTATGCAAAATCTGCCCCAACCGTATCAGAAGCTGGCTATGCAATGGGATTAGGTTTTTCACCACAAATTTTTACTGTTTTATTAATGTTTAGTGCCGTTTCACTCGCCATTACTATTACAATTTCGGGCAAATATATAGATAAAGTAGGACGAAGAATTTGGTTAATTTGGACGACTGTTGGCGTTGCTCTTTTTGGCTTAGTCTTACCGTATTTTCTAGAAAATGGAACAACTGTGAGTTTGTTTTGGTTCTTAATCATTGGAATGGGATTAATTGGTATGGGTTATGGCCCCCTTGCGAGTTTCTTACCAGAATTATTTCCTACACATGCTCGTTATTCCGGTGCATCGTTGACCTACAATATTTCAGGCTTATTCGGTGCCAGTGTAGCAGCAATTATTGCGTTACCACTAAATGCAAATTATGGCTTAAAAGGTGTTGGAATTTACTTAACCTTAAATGCTGTATTGAGTTTAATTGGGTTATGGTTTATTACGGAAACAAGAGATAGGCAACTGCTCTAG
- the thiE gene encoding thiamine phosphate synthase, translating to MKNIQEILPLYFVAGTQDCRHLGENPAENLLFVLKQALEGGITCFQFRDKGKFSLENSPMEQRSLAISCQDLCRQYNVPFIVDDNVDLALEIEADGIHIGQSDTPVKTIRVRTNKPLIIGWSVNRLDEAKIGEELSEIDYFGIGPIFPTQSKENPKPTLGMTFIQTLRKAGITKPLVAIGGVKLEHVKTLRKYGADGIAVITAISQAKDIKASTKALKEASGCNH from the coding sequence ATGAAAAATATTCAAGAAATTTTACCGCTCTATTTTGTAGCGGGCACGCAAGATTGCCGACATTTAGGTGAGAATCCGGCAGAAAACTTGCTCTTTGTACTAAAACAAGCTTTAGAAGGTGGCATTACCTGTTTTCAATTTCGCGATAAAGGCAAATTCTCATTAGAAAATTCGCCAATGGAACAACGTTCTTTAGCCATTAGCTGTCAAGATTTATGTCGTCAATATAATGTGCCATTTATTGTCGATGATAACGTTGATTTAGCTTTAGAAATTGAAGCAGATGGTATTCACATTGGACAAAGTGATACGCCCGTCAAAACGATTCGAGTAAGAACCAATAAACCACTCATTATTGGTTGGTCAGTCAACCGTTTAGACGAAGCCAAAATCGGAGAGGAATTATCTGAAATTGATTATTTCGGTATTGGTCCAATTTTTCCGACTCAGTCAAAAGAAAATCCTAAACCTACTCTAGGAATGACGTTTATTCAAACCTTGAGAAAAGCAGGTATCACAAAACCACTTGTAGCTATTGGCGGAGTAAAATTAGAGCATGTAAAAACTTTACGAAAATACGGCGCAGATGGTATCGCGGTAATAACCGCAATCAGTCAAGCCAAAGATATAAAGGCAAGCACCAAAGCATTAAAGGAGGCAAGCGGATGCAACCACTGA
- the thiD gene encoding bifunctional hydroxymethylpyrimidine kinase/phosphomethylpyrimidine kinase, with protein sequence MSNIAQVLTIAGSDSGGGAGIQADLKTFQMQGVFGTSVITAVTAQNTLGVFDIHTIPLNTIQAQLEAVKNDFQITSAKIGMLGTADIIECVADFLSHRPFGTLVVDPVMIAKGGAPLLQQQAVSALSKYLLPLADVITPNIPEAETLTGFKISDTASIQQAALDLQKQGAKNVIIKGGHSLNSQSQQCQDWILLQNGEHFILESPRFDTPHTHGTGCTFSACLTAELAKGAPLKSAVKTAKDFITAAISHPLNIGHGHGPTNHWAYSRL encoded by the coding sequence ATGTCTAACATTGCACAAGTATTGACTATTGCAGGTTCTGACAGCGGCGGTGGTGCCGGAATTCAAGCGGATCTGAAAACCTTTCAAATGCAGGGTGTTTTTGGCACTTCAGTGATTACTGCAGTCACTGCTCAAAACACACTTGGCGTATTTGATATTCACACAATTCCGCTGAACACGATTCAAGCACAACTGGAAGCGGTCAAAAATGACTTTCAGATTACAAGTGCCAAAATTGGTATGCTTGGTACAGCAGATATTATTGAATGTGTTGCTGATTTCTTAAGTCATCGTCCATTCGGCACATTAGTGGTTGATCCCGTGATGATTGCGAAAGGGGGAGCGCCTTTATTGCAACAACAAGCAGTTTCCGCATTAAGCAAATATTTATTGCCACTTGCCGATGTGATTACACCTAATATTCCTGAGGCAGAAACTTTAACTGGTTTTAAGATTTCTGATACAGCCAGCATTCAACAAGCCGCGTTAGACTTGCAAAAACAAGGCGCAAAGAATGTGATTATTAAAGGCGGACATTCACTCAATTCACAAAGCCAGCAATGCCAAGATTGGATCCTTTTACAAAATGGTGAACATTTTATTTTAGAAAGCCCGCGTTTTGATACCCCACATACTCACGGCACAGGTTGTACTTTTTCAGCTTGCTTAACCGCAGAATTAGCTAAAGGCGCACCATTAAAAAGTGCGGTAAAAACAGCTAAAGATTTTATTACGGCAGCCATATCTCACCCATTGAATATTGGTCATGGACATGGACCAACAAATCATTGGGCTTACAGTCGCCTTTAA
- the thiM gene encoding hydroxyethylthiazole kinase: MKSVYLSKIREQNPLIHNITNIVAANFSANGLLALGASPLMSANIEEMVEVPQISQALVINIGTLIGKEREAMLLAGKTANSIGIPVVLDPVGVGATSYRRETICQLLSEVKFALIRGNTGELATIVGEDWQAKGVDAGQGKTNLQEVAQRVAQRYNCTVLISGEVDIISDGNQTATIHNGTPLFPKVTASGCLLSAVCAAFLAVDEGNHFSATVEACAAYTVAGELAAKNLTTQVGQFQIRLLDKLVALTPDLIEQNAEVKYV; the protein is encoded by the coding sequence ATGAAATCAGTTTATTTATCAAAAATCCGTGAACAGAATCCGTTGATTCATAATATTACCAATATTGTCGCAGCAAATTTTAGTGCCAATGGTTTACTTGCATTAGGAGCATCACCATTGATGTCAGCAAACATAGAGGAAATGGTTGAAGTGCCCCAAATCAGCCAAGCATTGGTAATCAATATCGGCACGCTTATCGGTAAAGAACGAGAGGCTATGTTATTAGCAGGTAAAACGGCTAATTCAATCGGTATTCCTGTCGTGCTTGATCCTGTTGGAGTGGGTGCTACGAGCTACCGACGCGAAACTATCTGTCAGTTACTGTCTGAAGTGAAATTTGCCTTAATTCGTGGTAATACAGGTGAGCTAGCTACGATTGTTGGTGAAGACTGGCAAGCAAAAGGCGTAGATGCAGGACAAGGTAAAACAAATCTACAAGAAGTTGCTCAACGTGTTGCACAACGCTATAACTGTACGGTGTTGATTAGTGGAGAAGTCGATATTATCAGTGATGGAAATCAAACAGCTACCATCCATAACGGCACGCCATTATTCCCCAAAGTCACCGCATCGGGGTGTTTATTAAGTGCAGTATGCGCAGCATTTTTAGCCGTTGATGAAGGTAATCATTTTTCTGCAACAGTCGAAGCCTGTGCCGCTTACACCGTTGCAGGGGAGCTTGCGGCTAAAAACTTAACCACGCAAGTTGGGCAGTTCCAAATTCGCTTACTTGATAAATTGGTGGCCTTAACACCTGATCTAATAGAACAAAATGCGGAGGTGAAATATGTCTAA
- the tenA gene encoding thiaminase II, with protein MINQLIQQAQPYWKQYVEHEFVQQLAKGTLPKACFQHYLKQDYIYLFHYSRAFALGVFKARNFAEMDMPRKTLDILCQEIQLHLDYCQQWEISEQEIFQTAESAACISYTRYLLDCGITGGLPELYAAVTPCALGYSQVARYITENYPKLPSNPYQAWIDAYSAAEYQQAAQETVDFLTALCEPLNDSQLANIQQIFTTATRMEIEFWQMGLDLA; from the coding sequence ATGATTAACCAACTCATTCAGCAAGCGCAACCTTATTGGAAGCAATATGTTGAGCATGAATTTGTGCAACAACTTGCAAAAGGCACCTTGCCAAAAGCTTGTTTTCAACACTATTTAAAACAAGATTACATCTATCTTTTCCATTACAGCCGTGCTTTTGCCTTAGGCGTCTTCAAGGCAAGAAATTTTGCCGAAATGGACATGCCGCGTAAAACGCTCGACATTCTTTGCCAAGAAATCCAATTACATTTGGATTACTGCCAACAATGGGAAATTAGTGAACAGGAAATATTCCAAACAGCCGAAAGTGCGGCATGCATTTCCTATACACGTTACCTGCTTGATTGTGGAATAACGGGCGGCTTACCAGAACTTTATGCCGCCGTGACGCCTTGTGCTTTAGGTTACTCACAAGTCGCCCGCTACATTACAGAAAATTATCCAAAACTACCAAGCAATCCTTATCAAGCGTGGATTGACGCATACTCAGCAGCAGAATATCAACAAGCCGCACAAGAAACGGTTGATTTTCTTACCGCACTTTGTGAGCCACTTAATGATTCTCAACTCGCTAATATCCAACAGATTTTTACCACCGCCACTCGAATGGAAATCGAATTTTGGCAAATGGGATTAGATTTAGCATAA
- a CDS encoding ABC transporter substrate-binding protein, which translates to MKKIIRYFSLVIGLSASFTSLAREKISLMLDWYVNPDHAAIIVAQQKGFFEKNNLDVDIIEPADPSLPPKLVAAGKVDLAINYQPQLYQQVAEGLPLVRVGSLISSPLNSVVVLKNSNIKTLADLKGKKVGYSVSGFEDVLLDTMLNAIGLSNQDVKLVNVNWSLSPSLLTGQVDAVIGAFRNFELNQIHLEKQEGLAFFPEQYGVPAYDELILVANKNNLASKKISAFLTALEQATTYLQSHPDEAWQSFVNYKPKELNTELNQLAWKDTLPLLATKPRQLDVKRYQQMAEFMHQKGLIPKTLELKDYAVELQ; encoded by the coding sequence ATGAAGAAAATCATCCGTTATTTCAGTCTTGTAATTGGACTCAGCGCCAGTTTTACCAGTTTGGCAAGAGAGAAAATTAGCTTAATGCTTGATTGGTATGTAAACCCTGATCACGCAGCGATCATCGTGGCACAACAAAAAGGCTTTTTTGAAAAAAATAACTTAGACGTCGATATTATCGAACCCGCTGATCCATCATTACCGCCTAAATTAGTTGCAGCAGGAAAAGTGGATTTAGCCATTAATTATCAACCTCAACTTTATCAACAAGTTGCAGAAGGATTACCTTTAGTGCGTGTCGGCTCTCTGATTTCCAGCCCATTAAATAGCGTAGTGGTTCTAAAAAATAGCAATATCAAAACGCTTGCTGATCTGAAAGGGAAAAAAGTAGGCTATTCAGTCAGTGGCTTTGAGGATGTATTACTCGATACCATGCTCAACGCCATCGGGCTCAGCAACCAAGACGTAAAATTGGTGAACGTGAATTGGTCACTTTCCCCTTCTCTTTTAACAGGACAAGTCGATGCGGTCATCGGGGCATTTCGTAATTTCGAACTGAATCAGATCCATTTAGAAAAACAAGAAGGCCTGGCATTTTTCCCAGAGCAATATGGTGTGCCAGCTTATGATGAATTGATTTTAGTCGCAAACAAAAACAATCTTGCCTCTAAAAAAATTTCCGCTTTTTTGACCGCACTTGAACAAGCCACAACCTATCTACAAAGCCATCCAGATGAAGCATGGCAATCTTTTGTGAACTATAAACCAAAAGAACTCAATACAGAATTAAATCAATTAGCGTGGAAAGACACCTTGCCTTTATTAGCAACGAAACCTCGTCAATTGGATGTCAAACGTTATCAACAAATGGCGGAATTTATGCATCAAAAAGGCTTGATTCCAAAAACACTTGAATTGAAAGACTATGCTGTTGAATTACAATAA